The sequence below is a genomic window from Gossypium hirsutum isolate 1008001.06 chromosome A11, Gossypium_hirsutum_v2.1, whole genome shotgun sequence.
ATGATCTGAGCATAATTTTCATTTCCAATTGCAAATAAGCATTTAAGGGTCATTGACAACATTATGCAGGACGAGGCAAAACCCGATATTCGGATATGTGTTAAACACGAGCACCAGATAAAATCGAAGCGACATAGATTATGAGAGAAAAGTAGAATGTAGTGTCCTAAACATAAGGTAATCGAAACTACACTAAGGAGAATGAGATGCAGATAACCTAAGGCATTCACTTTGACACCTTCTAAGGCAAATATCATTCCAGTTAGGTACCTGATGTTGGTTGACACAAACGGTACGAGCGCAAGCATCGGAGCAAGCATCGAGCTCGGACACACCGCAAACAGTTACACAAGTGCCAGGGATCGGATCCTTTGAAAATGCCCCGACCTTTTTCAACATTCTCTTTGACGTGCAGACTCTCTCGCAAATGAAAATGTCATCCGAGCTCTTCTCCCTTCCCCTGGCACTCTTAATTCTCTGTTCTTCGGCATGCTTTTTCCTCAATCTAAAAACTTGCCCTGCGATAACTGCCGGGATAGCAGCCCCGAGAAGGGTCCACCACACATCCGCCATCCCAAATTACGCAAGCCGGATTTCTGTTTCCCTACTTAGTTTTCTGCACTCTAAAAAAATAGGAAAACTAAATACATGAACAACCTTTATTCACTCCTTAACTCCACATCTAGCAGATATACTAAATTTAGCTAAATTCAACTTCACTGTTAACGCATAATTAAACATTCAAGTGGCCAAAGCAATCAAATCTATGAATTATAACGAGAAATTTATGTTGCTCGACTTCTTGTACAAGTATTATatgttagatttttttaaaaaaattcttcaatttattttgaagaaaatttGAGATTATATCACAAATATTTCAATAAGAAAAAATCAAAGCAACATAACAACTAGCAAGAAACAACCTACAAAAAAGGAcatttaaagataaataaatcaCAATTACTTACGGCCAGCAGTTTGATGTaagcctaaaccctaaaccatgaAGAAATCGGTTTAATAGATAAAACACCAGAAAATCTGGTGACAGATCagttaatatatatttcaaaaattgatgaaatttgatcatttttaagttaaaattcgGAAATTGAATGAGGAAGAAAAACAGAAAAGAGGAATACTTATTCCGAGTTACAGATCAGATCACAAATAACATACACAAAATGACGCTGTTAGTTCTACAGGTTTAATTTctataaaaagaaagtaaaaaagagGGGaaagtaaaacttttttttaatgttaggGTTTTAGATTTGGGGCTGACCTTTGGAGCTATGCTTTCGCTTTCCACTTCGGAAATGCTTGTTTTTAGtgttttcttaatatttatttatttatttattcattcatttatcaTTATTGCTGTTACTGTTATTACTCAAATGTTCAAACAAACGagtgaattgttttaattttttcttagaaattaataatattttaaaattttaaaattttagagtatttaagttaaaaaatgcGGATTCTTATTAAGTTAACTATTAAGTGAAAAAATTTGAACAATTTAACAgtgacaaattgataataattaatagatTATACATATCACAATGTaagcttaattttaatttttttacaaaaggagtacaaattgtgaaaaaaaatgcaaagaatACTTTTTTAACAGTgcaatattttaaaaagttatacaTGTatgctttaattaatttttaaggaaaaatttgaagttttttattttatctaattcCAGATTTTTTAAccaagttttatttttcttttgcccATCTTTAAGCTATTTTTTAGTGtcatagtatatatataatgttatagTACTAACACAATGATTAAAATTCGTACAGATGATTAAGCGAGAAGGATTGAAGATTATGCAGGCGTTCCTTTCTCTGCTCAATTATGAACTTATTATGAGTATCTATTATTatgatcattttttaaaaatttaaattaattgaactaaagttcggaattttacatatttaactaTTTATCTCCAACCCAAAATGAAACAAGgcggaaaataaagaaaaaaaaaggtttgatTGAAATGCATCACCTATATTTTGGCTTTGGGGtaaacaattaataattatacaACCAGTAAAActgttataaaaaaaaaaaccccaaaaaacGGAGGGCGTGTGAAACAAAAAATGATCTTTTGGGGGAGGCCTGGGGATATAAAAGAATCGGCATGCCAGTTATACAAGcataaaggtaaaaaaaattatggaggAAAGCATAATATGGCCAACACACAATATTTTAACCTCCCAGCAATAGTGATTGTCTTGTAGCAAACACCGGACACGATATTACATCAGACATTAATATCCGCACGCTTCGATCTGGTGCTGCTGTTGATTTCTTGGGAACCGGTAAAGGAGAATCGTGGGATGCTGTAATTCTCAGTCACTGAAACCGGCTGTTGAGGGTAAAGAGTGGGAGGTGGAGTAAGGTTGCGTTGTGCAGGTAAGGGAGGAAGCATGTTGTACGTGTAAGGGTCACCGCTCAAACTGCAAACAACCGGAGCGAACAACAGAATTTTCATCTGCAAACTAGGGGAAGGACGGAGAGAAGAATGATGGTGACAGCCAGACTTACCTTGTACGCCTGTACAACTGATGACCATCATCAGAATATTCATCCAGACATTGAGAAGTCCTCAGAGCAGGAGATATGGACCATGTATTCGGGGTCGATAAATCATCTGAAAAATACCGTCTCTTGATCAACTGAAACAAGTACCGTAGAAGTTTAACAACAGTAAACCCCCAAGAAAATAAGAGCTAGAACGCAACACAAATAAGAAAAGAGGACGATAATACCATAcgaaaaaatttcattaaaccttcCTTGTCATATCTTGCTTCTTTGGCAGCCTGTAGAAATTGAGTAAAGTGTTAGACATCTTCGTTTACCGAAAGCCAAAACTAACATCGTTAAATCAGGTTTGACAGGCTAGTCAAGAATATCAGACCTCTACCAACCCCAATGTTTCACTAGTGTTTTAGACAGTGAATTGTGATTGATTTAAAGGTTAACCAGCAAAGGTGCCATTTTATATCTTTTCAGCTTGCAAAAAACAACTTCGTGAAGTAAAATATCTTCCGTAAAAGAGAATTTCCATGAAAAGAATTTGGGCTCGagaacaaaattttatttgtgtttcttatacaaaaaaaaacaaaaagaaaaagaaaattaacaaaAAAGCACAAAAGGTAATTTAATGTATCATTTCCCATACTTCAAACCAAAATGTTGTCCACAGGGTTCTAATCTTATTGAACTGAAGTGTACCATTTCccgtattttaaatttaaaaccaATATGTTGTCAACAGAGTTCTAATTCTAATCTTATTGCAAGTACAACTCTACATTAAAATAGATCAATTCAACGAAGCACCAAGTTTCCCACACAAATATCtgcaaatatataaaagagaataaaatatgaaattattactCTAACCGGCATATAAGCAAGTCAATGCGAAAGTTAAAATGCTTACTGCAATAAGGCTGCCACTACCAGGAAAACTCTCGGTCAATGGGAGTTCCTCACTAGATGGAAGCAAACCCTGCTTCTCAACCCACTGACGAGCTACATCAACCAGATTCCCACTGCTACCTCTTGTACCCTCTTTAGCAGCAATATCAGCTTTGTTACCAATAACAATATATGGGACAGGAAGTCCCCCGGGGCCTCCAGAGCTTAGAGGAGCCGAAAATGTCCCAGTTGTTGCAATCTCAGATGCCCACTGCTGCAAGCTTGTTTTTGTTCTCCTTTGGGAAAGATCGTGTACAAAAATAACACCTGCACAAAAAATTAATGGTGGAACCGTGAGAAAAAATTACAGGTCACAGAGTTTGCAGTAATTACAAAAGGCTATAATGGGAAGCTGAAGCATTACAAAACTTACAAACTAAGGTTTAGAAAATTCCCGTACCAACAATTATCATGAACTTAAGGTATTTGCTCAAGAAAAGAGACTTAAGAACTCACCATTAATTTGAGAATAGAAAAGAGATCGGCAATCTTTGTATCGCTCGTGTCCTGACACGTCCCAAAGTTCAATGAAGAAATCTCTCTCAGCATCCCCTTTCAAGCTACTTGATGAGCTACCAGGACTACCATATTTGGTATGCTGTGTAGAGATTGTAGTGACTAATTGGTAAATGAACTCAAACAATAACTTTATTTGAGGCAATAAAGGAGTACTAAATCTTACCTTCACACCAACTGTACACCCAATAGTTTGAGGAGGACAAGCAGTGGAAAAACCTTTGACAATCAGATGAACAAGAGAAGTTTTCCCCACACCTGACAAAAAAGACTAAGGTTTCAAGCAAAAAATCGGCATCTAATAGAacattgaaaagaaaaacatattatatatttaagCATGAATAGTAAACAAATTAGAACATTAGATCAAGAGTCTGCATACTTCTCAATAATGGCACAACAAGGTGTCGGAGACTCTCGGGCAGTCAAAAACAAATTAATATAACATCCAAAGGAAATAGCATAGGAACATGAAAGCAGTGAATCATTTTAAAGGTTTGCTCTCCTAGTACAGAAAGCAATAAAACAGCCATCAACAAACTACTGAAGAAAATCAAATAAGGCCACTCAATGTGTAATCTTAGGTCAAATATTGAGGGTGGGATAATGTATGGGTAGAGATCTTGATGTGCAAACAAAAGCATTTGTTAAttcaattataataattttatagcaTACAAACTCAGCAGACACCCTAAACAGCTACTCTGTATAGAGAAACATAAAGCAACAAGCAGAAAATTTTGCAAAGGTAAACACAGTATATGAACACAAAAATTCACTGATTAATAAAAAGAAGTAAAATTCGATACCTGAATCACCAACAACAAGAACTCTGACTTGCCCACAAGGAGGTCCTCCATTAAACTCTTTGAATTCCCTTTCACGTTCCCTCCGAAacatttttttctgttttttttttgtcacaaccgaaaaagaaaaaacctaGCCTAACTCAACTCTACAGACGATGGCAACACTAATAAAATCCCATAAAAGAAGGCACAAATTCAAAGGAGAGGAACAATTTCTTGAAATGGGTACCCAATATTTCGAACTAACATCCATCTCAGACCAAAATCCACCCAAGATCTACACCCGAATCCAGGATCACGAAACTCATCATTCTGAATCAAATTGGATCTAACAAAATAGACCTTCTTTGAATGGGTATATTTAAATCGAGAGACAATAAGTGgatttctctttaaatttcaGTTTAGAGCTTCCAAATCTCAGTTGATTAAACTTGGGTTTAAAactatatttttctaaaatatatatataaatcgtTGTTTTTAGTGGGGTTTATAGGATGATTAGAaagataaaacaaaagaaattagcTAAAGTAGGGATCCAGATTTGATTTTCGGAGGGACTGATTTTAACTTGTATTTCATGTTGTTTGATACGGATCGATTAAACAGAGAAACTTGAAGCAGGAACGTTCCATTCACGCGCTAGAATGCGCTTCATATTTACGAGATATGtcgatttctctttttctttttctttttctttttttctcgtattaaaatttgtttaattattatgaattttattgtttcttttttaaTAAGATTGTTAATAAATATCGGTTAGCtctgttttattaaaaaaaactaaattccaaaaaaatataatactataatatataatcttatttattaaatttgattaatttagttAACTATCCTATCtcaaatcaaattaattattaatcaaaatttcaaaaaaatctttAACCAACTTCTAACCTAATTAGATCGATTAATTTGAACACCTCTGCCAACAATTCCAAGCCAAAAGTTAAACCATTGAAAGTACCTCAAAGCTTCGCTTGTATCATTATGCATATACGAGCACTCCTATTGCATCCCTGTACAAATCTGCCCCAGTAATCTCTTAAAATTCCTCATACTCACGCCATTGTGGTGCCTATATTCATATTCCTATTTGTGTTAAGtttgtgatacgagtcacaaaagcccaaattcttgaaggcgaggcccaataagcaaattcccagcccaatcaagaaatccatccatacttagttgaaaatcaggccaaattgtcaaagtggcccaagttgtaaagttttatttttatttttatttatttatttacttagtttaaatttttatgtcaatattcagtccaagagtcccagataaaatgacctttgaccgaatttccatattaaaataattaggagttttttttattttagttttctaattagattaggactagttataagtcctatttaaaggcatggctgtccaccttgttaaacacttatcattattattaaaatttcagatttgttgagagcagaattttctttgagttttctccaagatttctctcttgagttttctttagaagttgttttaacaatcttgtgattgtgggagccatcttcaaccttcttcttgctattgatattctttggaggggagattagagccgtttgaagggagttgtgagatctttcgagatttcaaggcttcttaggacttatcttttaatttcttactgtcaattctttctttatttctacttgtgctgaatcattatctaatctattttctgttcttattgtgttttcagcctttttctatcttaaggaatcagcccaaaaatccccaatttctagggtttttctatactctttttgggtgaaattagattgtcgaaatttgggggaaaactatcttggtgttcaattgggcagaatcacaatctccttgagggtttcaagaaccctaacacttatttctattctcaatttgattctttgctgatttggggattttatttcagatctgaaaattcaaaaatctaatcttttaattttctgtttcgtttcagatctaattgtttagggttttcgtaggagtttctcgtgacttggcaactcgatcttggtccgcgcgcaaccccgtatcatttggtatcagattttgggcgttttgggtgttcttggttgatttctaaactgatctctattttttaaattacaaacagcagttttacccagaaaaatttttgaaaaaaattcatttgagtgggtaaatgttttctgattgatctgaaattttacatacatatttttggcactgttattgaatatacaaaaatatttcccgcaaaaaaattagtcgaaaaagtcaaaaaattgaaaaaagacgaaatccaataaaaaattaaaaaaatattcagcgggttgaatttggtgcccaaatttttcagatcaaaaattcaatatttgaagacattccagatttaattttgtgatttttggagatcgggaacacctcgaacgaagttgtcaagttactccgcagtttttcgggttttctgttttcagcaatttttattgattcttagctgtaggttttcatttgtttacctttattcttcctttacattatctaacaccttcttgtttcttgtgttagtaggatttaaacgtgtgcacaacttcttcctaggtgcaacacgaatcaattggtgtctcgtcagtttttggcatcctagtgcaaattaggattctttggtagtttggttcacactctctaattggttgatataaactctgataaagaactcacaagattgaattcgacctcattgagaatttgattttttctttttgagtgattaacggtgaggtttgataacttttatttttgagtgttgagtattttgcaggttttaaaaaaaatgtctacaggtgataataatagtgacatatttaaaaaattccaacaacagttggatgaacaggctgctgctcttcgagctttgactgctaccatcaatgaggtgcaattgaatcaagaacctcaatatcgaaatccaatcaaagaagatagggataaccaaccccagaggcgcggccctcgacgtgtcactagaatggatgatgattttcatgatcgtggacaatcatctttggcaaaaccaaagagcgagcagcaacgagaacatctctttcatactcgctgccatgtacaaggtaagctttgtagagttattattgatggtgaaagttgctcgaacatagccagcacgacgatggtggaaaaactttgcttaaccactaccaagcatccacaaccttatcaactacaagggcttagcaacgaaggccaatttagggtcactcaacaagtgcgcatcgcattttctatcggtaagtatcaagacgaagttgtgtgcgacgtaatgcctattcaagcctgccatttgttgctaggagaaccgtggcaactggatcgaaaagtcactcacgatggtcgtaccaataggtattctttcaagcatcaaggaaagaaactcaccttagtgccgctcactctggaacaagtccatgaggaccaaatcaaactgaaaaattctgttaaaacaagtgaggaaaaagaaaaagagaatgaaaaagagcaaaaagagattgagagtgaaaaggaatgtgaaacagaaaagaaaattgaaaaagaagttgaagaaagaagagaaaatgagttagaaaaagaaacaaaagaaaaagacgaggaaaggctagtgaggaatgtttccactaaccaagatatgaatttttcttgtgttgctacttttcaggttcctgaaagatcgaaagataactttcaacttcaatacctctcaaatgaaagacgctttcatacgatcaacttaggcaaagatgaaatcacactacatgatcccgaaggtaagcgaggtaaggaaattttagaaaccgagtccagtgcagatttgaaaattattaataaaacttttggtgacttagttcttaaaagatcccctcattttgatccgattaattgttactcttcgattgtggttgataaagtcattacgaaaagaagcgtggtttgttattctcttgatttaccttgtgtaaaatcctcgaatttgtccaaatctgttttggagaataaggtaacgaaattttccaaatttgttttcaatttatattcgtgccttaaacagtttatgtggttgtacatgaagtttgagttccatttgacaaaggttaactcaacaacggagattcgactacactatgcccccgatgagcgaaggtttgttttaaatgaaaaaggtaaaatcgacccttattcttctgcttatcgaggcaagatgcttgaaacctttgaaacacttttgtactcctcggatagtgataaagatcgtgttgatgaacacttagatcgaaacgtgcttgactgtcctattttatttattgatgatctatctgttttgatggttgataaaaagattcttgtttttgataatgcatgtgtgagtgaatctatagaccgtcgattaatgcatggtatgattatgcaactctgtgaaccatgtgaatcttttcaaatacctacttgtgacgattatgtttaccatttgatttattactcgcaatttattcatggtttgtgggaacaatgtgagacgactgaatgccttaaaacatgtccatctttgtttcaaatatttgacgaggcagtggtgagtaaattagattgtttgcatggtaatctgaatctatccattcacatgcgttatacctgttctgttatgcttatgattggactacaagcttgtttccgttgctatttactatctcatggctattcttttcagtggactcaattgccattagtcccgttcgatagaggaaagtcgagttcatttgatttttcagattcgaggacgaatctttttgaggaaggggggaatgatacgagtcacaaaagcccaaattcttgaaggcgaggcccaataagcaaattcccagcccaatcaagaaatccatccatacttagttgaaaatcaggccaaattgtcaaagtggcccaagttgtaaagttttatttttatttttatttatttatttacttagtttaaatttttatgtcaatattcagtccaagagtcccagataaaatgacctttgaccgaatttccatattaaaataattaggagttttttttattttagttttctaattagattaggactagttataaggcctatttaaaggcatggctgtccaccttgttaaacacttatcattattattaaaatttcagatttgttgagagcagaattttctttgagttttctccaagatttctctcttgagttttctttagaagttgttttaacaatcttgtgattgtgggagccatcttcaaccttcttcttgccattgatattctttggaggggagattagagccgtttgaagggagttgtgagatctttcgagatttcaaggcttcttaggacttatcttttaatttcttactgtcaattctttctttatttctacttgtgctgaatcattatctaatctattttctgttcttattgtgttttcagcctttttctatcttaaggaatcagcccaaaaatccccaatttctagggtttttctatactctttttgggtgaaattagattgtcgaaatttgggggaaaactatcttggtgttcaattgggcagaatcacaatctccttgagggtttcaagaaccctaacacttatttctattctcaatttgattctttgctgatttggggattttatttcagatctgaaaattcaaaaatctaatcttttaattttctgtttcgtttcagatctaattgtttagggttttcgtaggagtttctcgtgacttggcaactcgatcttggtccgcgcgcaaccccgtatcagttTGACTCTGTTTTCATTGGATGGTTACTTTATCAACATCGTCACAGAATGTTTAACAGAatgattattttactttttgatttaatatataaagattaatttgtctatttttttagtGAATAGGACAAAATGCAACTCAACTCTTAATATAGGACACtccattatatttttatttaatcatacTCTTTTTTAATTCCACTTCAATcgcataaaaaaaattaaaatgtcaaatCATCACCTTAACAACAAGATAGacgaaaattttaatataatgattaaattatattttttcttatcatataatgattaaattatcatttttattataaataataaaatataatccgACTTTTAATACAAAAAGATCGATAATACTTGACActcctttttactttttttttttctaattacaGCTCAAGTTTACGAAAAGTTTAACTTTGTAGCTCCAAAAATGTATGTCTCTCTTAAGAAGTACCTATATAAAGCTGAGAtagaatgtaaaattattaaagaacCGTCAACTTCATTTTAAAGAAACCCAGATTTTGAAATTGCATC
It includes:
- the LOC107899577 gene encoding small GTPase LIP1, which produces MFRREREREFKEFNGGPPCGQVRVLVVGDSGVGKTSLVHLIVKGFSTACPPQTIGCTVGVKHTKYGSPGSSSSSLKGDAERDFFIELWDVSGHERYKDCRSLFYSQINGVIFVHDLSQRRTKTSLQQWASEIATTGTFSAPLSSGGPGGLPVPYIVIGNKADIAAKEGTRGSSGNLVDVARQWVEKQGLLPSSEELPLTESFPGSGSLIAAAKEARYDKEGLMKFFRMLIKRRYFSDDLSTPNTWSISPALRTSQCLDEYSDDGHQLYRRTSLSGDPYTYNMLPPLPAQRNLTPPPTLYPQQPVSVTENYSIPRFSFTGSQEINSSTRSKRADINV
- the LOC107899585 gene encoding uncharacterized protein At5g64816, translating into MADVWWTLLGAAIPAVIAGQVFRLRKKHAEEQRIKSARGREKSSDDIFICERVCTSKRMLKKVGAFSKDPIPGTCVTVCGVSELDACSDACARTVCVNQHQVPNWNDICLRRCQSECLRLSASHSP